One Ananas comosus cultivar F153 linkage group 1, ASM154086v1, whole genome shotgun sequence DNA window includes the following coding sequences:
- the LOC109710285 gene encoding premnaspirodiene oxygenase-like, translated as MEIIPLLSRDHPLLIIPSLLFLSLCILLMAKSLIAARSSSGERISKLLPGPRALPLIGSMHHVSRAHRGPAHWALRELARAHGPLMLLRMGHVRLAVASSPETAEAILRTQDLNFAFRPQLLVGQIVGYGCSDMVFSPYGLYYKQLRRICLTELLGPKRVRAFASIRKHEVAKLIEDITAAAAAGPKGSVVNLTRRLTTMTNAMISRAAFGGQNAQHHRFLEVAQSAVEAAAGFSVADAFPSLRFLDVLSGLRPRLQKVRRELDEVFDEIIEQHQQKKKNTADECEEEDLIDLLLRLKDHGDLEAPLSIDNIKAVILDLFLAGTDTSSALLQWVMSELIRNPKVMAKAQTEVREALKGDDGIVIEEAQVNELHYLKLVVKETLRLHPPVPLLLPRVCQSTCHVAGYEIPAGTRIMVNAWAIARDPEHWSEPERFVPERFAAPGAADYKGSSFEYLPFGSGRRMCPGMVFGLASVNVALAELLRRFDWRAPDGTTPEELSMEEVHGITAARKVDLVLVATPVDPQ; from the exons atggagATCATCCCCCTCCTTTCCCGTGACCACCCTCTTCTCATCATCCCCTCTCTCCTGTTCCTCTCCCTATGCATACTCCTGATGGCCAAATCCCTCATCGCCGCCCGGTCATCGAGCGGAGAACGGATCTCGAAGCTGCTCCCGGGCCCCCGCGCGCTGCCGTTGATCGGGAGCATGCACCACGTGTCGCGGGCCCACCGGGGCCCGGCGCACTGGGCGCTGCGCGAGCTGGCGCGGGCGCACGGGCCGCTGATGCTGCTGCGCATGGGCCACGTGCGCCTCGCGGTGGCGTCGTCGCCGGAGACCGCGGAGGCGATTCTCCGGACGCAGGACCTCAACTTCGCGTTCCGGCCGCAGCTGCTGGTGGGCCAGATCGTGGGCTACGGCTGCAGCGACATGGTGTTCTCCCCCTACGGCCTCTACTACAAGCAGCTGCGCCGCATCTGCCTCACGGAGCTGCTCGGCCCGAAGCGCGTCCGGGCATTCGCGAGCATCAGGAAGCACGAGGTAGCCAAGCTGATAGAGGACATTACTGCTGCCGCCGCGGCGGGGCCGAAGGGGTCGGTGGTGAATTTGACGCGAAGGCTGACCACGATGACGAACGCCATGATATCGCGGGCGGCGTTCGGAGGGCAGAACGCGCAGCACCACCGCTTCCTGGAGGTGGCGCAGAGCGCGgtcgaggcggcggcggggttCAGCGTCGCCGACGCCTTCCCCTCGCTCAGGTTCCTCGACGTCCTCAGCGGTCTCCGGCCCAG GTTACAAAAAGTACGTCGAGAGCTCGACGAGGTCTTCGACGAAATAATCGAACAGCAtcagcaaaagaagaagaatacgGCCGACGAGTGCGAGGAGGAAGACTTGATCGACCTACTCCTTCGGTTGAAAGACCATGGCGATCTTGAAGCCCCTCTGTCCATCGATAACATAAAGGCTGTAATTTTG GACTTATTTTTAGCAGGGACGGACACGTCGTCGGCGTTGCTGCAGTGGGTCATGTCGGAGCTGATCAGAAACCCGAAGGTGATGGCGAAAGCGCAGACGGAAGTGAGAGAAGCCCTAAAAGGAGACGACGGCATCGTCATCGAAGAAGCGCAGGTCAACGAGCTGCACTACCTCAAACTGGTAGTCAAAGAAACGCTACGGCTCCACCCGCCGGTCCCACTGCTCCTCCCCCGAGTGTGCCAGTCGACGTGCCACGTGGCGGGCTACGAGATCCCGGCGGGGACGCGGATCATGGTGAACGCGTGGGCGATCGCGCGGGACCCCGAGCACTGGTCGGAGCCGGAGCGGTTCGTGCCGGAGCGGTTCGCGGCGCCCGGCGCTGCGGATTACAAGGGGTCCAGCTTCGAGTACCTGCCGTTCGGCTCCGGGCGGCGGATGTGCCCCGGGATGGTGTTCGGGCTGGCCAGCGTGAACGTGGCCCTCGCGGAGCTGCTCCGCCGATTCGACTGGCGCGCGCCCGACGGGACGACGCCCGAGGAGCTCAGCATGGAGGAGGTCCACGGCATCACCGCGGCACGGAAGGTCGACCTCGTCTTGGTGGCCACCCCCGTCGATCCGCAATGA
- the LOC109722447 gene encoding uncharacterized protein LOC109722447, translated as MGDLGIREPPPLQIGSAVIPQPPADSRRVAPPRQPPTTAPTPKLLTRPPRPVRRRVARSASSAAAAPGVSQLRFSFGPAAGSRSHPGPTPPGRAPAAAGQPLHPRARPRIGSRSAAPPAHTLGRPSTCPDPSDVPAPFPGPEAPARPHAGGPTLAPCTPGTATY; from the coding sequence ATGGGAGATCTCGGCATCCGCGAGCCGCCGCCACTCCAGATCGGCAGCGCCGTCATCCCTCAGCCTCCGGCCGACTCGCGGCGCGTCGCCCCCCCTCGCCAACCCCCGACCACCGCCCCCACCCCGAAGCTCCTAACAcggccgcccagacccgtgcggCGCCGAGTCGCCCGCTCGGCTTCAAGCGCCGCTGCCGCACCGGGGGTTTCACAACTGCGCTTCTCCTTTGGCCCCGCCGCCGGTTCTCGGTCGCACCCCGGTCCGACTCCTCCCGGCCGCGCCCCAGCCGCCGCCGGGCAACCCTTGCACCCGAGAGCAAGGCCGAGGATTGGATCTcgctccgccgcgccaccggcccaCACCCTCGGCCGGCCCAGCACTTGCCCGGACCCCTCCGACGTGCCGGCACCCTTCCCCGGCCCGGAGGCGCCCGCACGTCCGCACGCCGGCgggccaaccctagctccctgCACTCCCGGTACTGCTACTTATTAG